In Aequorivita sp. H23M31, a single window of DNA contains:
- the murB gene encoding UDP-N-acetylmuramate dehydrogenase — protein sequence MQIEEYKSLKSYNTFGIDCTARYFISVNTVAQLKQVLSENSSCKLFILGGGSNMLLTAPLDALVIHVNLKGIEIPKETKDEVLIKAMAGENWHEFVQYCIAHDFGGLENLSLIPGNVGTAPIQNIGAYGVELKDTLVSCNTLNIQTLEEKEFTKEECNFGYRNSIFKNEVRGQYIVTSVTFRLTKRNHKKIISYGDIQRVLAEKNIENPSIKDISDAVIAIRQSKLPDPKILGNSGSFFKNPVIELETFEQFRLKFPQAPFYEVSPIQFKIPAGWLIENAGFKGKRYGDAGVHKNQALVLVNHGNATGDEIWQLALRIQKRVFEMTGIEIEPEVNVF from the coding sequence ATGCAAATTGAGGAATACAAATCCCTTAAATCATATAATACTTTTGGCATAGATTGTACCGCTCGTTATTTTATATCGGTCAATACTGTCGCCCAACTAAAGCAGGTCCTTTCTGAAAATTCCTCTTGCAAACTTTTTATTCTGGGCGGTGGCAGCAATATGCTGCTTACCGCTCCATTGGATGCACTAGTTATCCATGTAAATTTAAAAGGTATTGAAATACCCAAAGAAACTAAGGATGAGGTTCTAATTAAAGCCATGGCTGGCGAAAACTGGCATGAGTTCGTCCAGTATTGCATAGCCCACGATTTTGGAGGTCTTGAAAACCTCTCTTTGATTCCCGGAAATGTAGGAACAGCGCCAATTCAAAACATTGGAGCTTATGGTGTGGAACTTAAGGATACTTTAGTAAGTTGCAATACTCTTAACATCCAAACTTTGGAAGAAAAAGAGTTTACTAAGGAAGAATGTAATTTCGGATACCGTAATTCTATTTTTAAAAACGAAGTCAGGGGACAATATATCGTGACAAGTGTAACCTTCCGCCTGACAAAGAGAAACCATAAAAAGATTATCTCTTATGGGGATATTCAGCGCGTATTAGCTGAAAAAAACATCGAGAATCCAAGTATTAAGGATATCTCGGATGCAGTTATTGCTATCCGTCAATCTAAACTTCCAGATCCAAAAATTTTGGGCAATAGTGGTAGTTTCTTTAAAAACCCTGTCATCGAGCTGGAGACTTTTGAGCAATTCAGATTAAAATTTCCCCAAGCCCCATTTTACGAAGTTTCTCCAATCCAATTTAAAATTCCTGCTGGATGGCTTATAGAAAATGCTGGTTTTAAAGGGAAGCGATATGGTGATGCGGGAGTCCATAAAAACCAAGCTTTGGTACTTGTTAATCACGGCAATGCCACGGGTGATGAAATTTGGCAACTGGCACTGAGAATACAAAAAAGGGTATTTGAAATGACTGGAATTGAAATTGAGCCAGAAGTCAACGTATTTTAA
- a CDS encoding pyridoxal phosphate-dependent aminotransferase: MPSVSIKGKDMPESPIRKLVPYAEKAIKANKTIYHLNIGQPDIKSPEIAMEAVANHNLEILAYTRSEGSLEYREKIAKYYQKNNIPVEANDIIVTTGGSEALLFAMGSIADTGDEIIIPEPFYANYNGFATASGVKIVPVISKIEDNFALPPISEFEKLITPKTKAILICNPGNPTGYLYSKEEIQTLAKIVKKHDLFLVSDEVYREFTYDGSKHYSILEEESMAENGIIIDSVSKRYSMCGARIGCLVSKNKEVISTALKFAQARLSPPTFAQIASEAALETPQSYFDEVITEYQDRRNTLVDALKEIPGVKVGEPKGAFYCIVELPVKDSDRFAQWLLEDFDDNGETVMVAPAAGFYSTPGVGTNQVRIAYVLKKESLLRAVEILKLALQKYKD, from the coding sequence ATGCCTTCAGTATCCATAAAAGGAAAAGATATGCCGGAATCTCCAATCCGGAAATTGGTTCCTTACGCCGAAAAAGCTATCAAAGCGAACAAAACTATTTATCACTTGAACATAGGTCAGCCCGATATCAAATCGCCAGAGATTGCGATGGAAGCGGTGGCAAACCACAATTTGGAAATCCTTGCCTATACCCGTTCGGAAGGTTCTTTGGAATACCGGGAAAAAATAGCTAAATATTATCAAAAGAATAATATTCCGGTTGAAGCAAATGACATAATTGTTACCACCGGCGGCAGCGAGGCTCTTCTTTTTGCTATGGGAAGTATAGCCGATACAGGAGACGAAATAATAATTCCGGAACCGTTTTATGCCAATTACAACGGTTTTGCTACAGCTTCTGGAGTTAAGATTGTTCCCGTTATTTCAAAAATTGAGGACAATTTTGCCCTCCCTCCTATTTCGGAATTTGAAAAACTTATCACTCCCAAAACTAAGGCAATTCTGATATGCAATCCAGGAAATCCAACTGGATATCTTTATTCCAAGGAAGAAATTCAGACGCTGGCAAAAATCGTCAAGAAACACGATTTATTTTTGGTTTCGGATGAAGTTTATCGTGAGTTTACATACGATGGTTCAAAGCATTATTCTATCCTAGAAGAAGAAAGCATGGCTGAAAATGGGATTATAATCGATTCCGTTTCCAAGAGATATAGTATGTGCGGCGCCCGGATTGGTTGTTTGGTCTCTAAAAATAAAGAAGTAATCTCCACTGCTTTAAAATTTGCCCAGGCTCGTTTAAGCCCTCCAACCTTTGCACAAATTGCAAGTGAAGCAGCCTTGGAAACACCACAGAGCTATTTTGATGAGGTGATTACCGAATATCAGGATAGAAGAAACACTTTAGTTGATGCTTTAAAAGAAATTCCAGGCGTTAAGGTTGGGGAACCAAAAGGAGCGTTTTACTGCATAGTTGAACTTCCTGTAAAGGATAGCGATAGATTTGCCCAATGGTTATTGGAAGATTTTGATGACAATGGTGAAACCGTAATGGTAGCACCAGCGGCAGGTTTCTATTCCACTCCAGGGGTTGGCACAAATCAAGTGCGGATTGCTTATGTTTTGAAAAAGGAGAGCCTTTTAAGAGCAGTAGAAATATTAAAACTAGCACTTCAAAAATATAAGGATTAA
- a CDS encoding aspartyl protease family protein, translating into MFKGSIICILFLWLTFPVFGQAGFHLKDNKKRSRIPFELVNNLPIIKVNINGSYFSFILDTGVKSTILFSTENVDSFQKRPTVPVRMLGLGPNGYLYATKSKNNIIKVGNAVDNNHEVYFIFDSSLNFSPRMGIPINGILGNDFFRNFVVKINYSSRSIVIYDPKRYSRNKCNKCEDLPLRFINGKPYIDIKIGERSVTLLVDSGNSDVLWLFDENDFVKEDPKNYFYDFLGLGLGGDIYGNRARVPVLSFGDFQLEQVLTSFPDEDAIAKARLVENRDGSVGGGFLSRFDITFNYPQAIMQLKKNTRFDEPFNYNMSGITLEQSGTDWLIDKLQFSLVPRYVVVNVRDGSPAQIAGVQKGDIVLSINGKPNYTYKLYDLINLFSTQEGRKIILNVKRGMHFKTIRFSLKRVF; encoded by the coding sequence ATGTTTAAGGGTAGCATAATTTGTATTTTATTTCTATGGTTAACCTTTCCCGTATTTGGGCAAGCAGGCTTTCATTTGAAGGATAATAAAAAAAGAAGTCGGATTCCCTTTGAACTGGTAAACAACCTCCCCATCATAAAAGTGAATATCAACGGTTCGTATTTTTCGTTTATTCTTGATACGGGAGTTAAGTCGACCATACTTTTTAGTACCGAAAATGTAGATAGTTTTCAAAAACGACCCACGGTGCCCGTTAGAATGTTAGGTCTTGGGCCAAATGGTTATTTGTATGCTACGAAAAGCAAGAACAATATAATTAAAGTTGGAAACGCCGTCGATAATAATCACGAGGTATACTTTATTTTTGACAGCTCGCTCAATTTTTCGCCCAGAATGGGAATCCCTATAAACGGCATTCTTGGTAATGATTTTTTTCGAAACTTTGTTGTTAAAATAAATTATTCCTCCAGGTCTATCGTCATCTACGACCCTAAAAGGTACTCCCGGAATAAATGTAACAAATGTGAAGATTTACCCTTGCGTTTTATAAATGGGAAGCCATATATTGATATAAAAATCGGTGAAAGAAGTGTTACGTTATTGGTAGATTCAGGTAATAGTGACGTATTGTGGTTGTTTGATGAAAATGATTTTGTGAAAGAGGACCCTAAAAATTATTTTTACGACTTTCTCGGATTGGGATTGGGTGGGGATATATATGGAAATAGAGCTCGGGTGCCAGTATTGTCGTTTGGTGATTTTCAACTTGAACAAGTCTTAACTTCTTTCCCAGATGAGGATGCAATCGCTAAAGCTCGCTTGGTTGAAAATCGCGATGGAAGCGTAGGAGGGGGATTTTTGAGCCGTTTTGATATAACTTTTAACTATCCCCAAGCCATAATGCAATTAAAAAAAAACACACGTTTCGATGAACCGTTTAATTATAATATGAGTGGTATAACCTTGGAACAATCGGGTACGGATTGGCTCATCGACAAACTTCAGTTTTCTCTAGTACCGAGGTATGTTGTAGTGAATGTGAGGGATGGTTCTCCGGCCCAGATTGCGGGAGTGCAAAAGGGAGATATAGTCCTGTCAATAAATGGTAAACCCAATTATACCTACAAGTTATACGATTTGATTAATTTGTTTTCCACGCAAGAAGGAAGAAAAATAATTCTGAATGTAAAAAGAGGTATGCATTTTAAAACCATTCGATTCAGTCTTAAGAGAGTATTTTGA
- a CDS encoding DUF1573 domain-containing protein, whose product MKKLALIALVAFIGFTTQAQQAKITFKTDTVDYGTILKGSDGVRVFEFTNTGDAPLIITDVKSSCGCTVPKKPDGPIAPGASSSIEVKYDTNRIGPIRKTITVTSNASEPMVALKIKGEVKNDTGSVLERS is encoded by the coding sequence ATGAAAAAATTAGCTCTAATTGCACTTGTTGCCTTTATTGGTTTTACCACTCAAGCACAACAGGCAAAAATTACCTTTAAAACTGATACTGTAGATTATGGTACAATTCTTAAAGGGAGTGATGGAGTACGCGTATTTGAGTTTACAAATACGGGTGATGCACCTCTTATTATAACCGATGTGAAATCGAGTTGTGGCTGTACCGTTCCAAAAAAACCAGATGGACCTATTGCTCCAGGGGCAAGCAGCTCAATAGAGGTTAAATATGATACAAACCGTATCGGCCCCATTAGAAAAACAATCACAGTAACCTCTAATGCCAGTGAGCCGATGGTTGCCCTAAAAATTAAGGGAGAAGTAAAAAACGATACCGGTAGCGTTCTAGAAAGAAGTTAG
- a CDS encoding valine--tRNA ligase, with the protein MALDAKYNVKQIENKWYDYWMKNRYFHSEVDERTPYTIVIPPPNVTGVLHMGHMLNNTLQDVLIRRARLQGYNACWVPGTDHASIATEAKVVAKLKAAGIDKSSLSRDEFLDHAWDWTHKHGGIILEQLKKLGASCDWDRTKFTMDEEMSASVIKVFVDLYRKGKIYRGYRMVNWDPEAQTTLSDEEVIYEEKQGNLYYLNYKVKGSDEVLTIATTRPETILGDTAICINPNDERFAHLRGKKAIVPICERVIPIIQDEYVDVEFGTGCLKVTPAHDENDKALGEKHNLEIVDILNDNGTLNSFGLHYEGKDRFLVRKEIVKELEDLGIVSKIESHLHKVGTSERTGAVIEPKLSDQWFLKMRDLAKPALDAVLDKEVNLVPEKFVNTYRHWMENVRDWNISRQLWWGHQIPAYFYGDGKEDFVVAETIEEAVILANKNREPEGKEPLTASDLTQDPDALDTWFSSWLWPISVFNGILEPDNKEINYYYPTNDLVTAPEILFFWVARMIIAGYEYRGQKPFNNVYLTGIVRDKQRRKMSKSLGNSPDPIELMDIYGADGVRVGMLLSSPAGNDLMFDEDLCKQGSGFVNKIWNAYRLIDGWEVSIEKNQSESEATAIKWYKNKFQKTLAEIEDHYGKYRISDALMATYKLIWDDFCSWFLEMVKPAFGEPMSETTYLEVISILEDNLKILHPFIPFISEEIWQHITQRDVSEALIVSKWPSPISYDTEIIKNFEFASEVISNIRTIRKEKNISFKDTIQLSVINKEGSSKEFDALISKLGNISHLNYITEKLEGALTFRVKSNEYFVPIAGAINVEEEIATLSQELKYTEGFLRSVQGKLKNERFVAGAPAQVVALEKQKEADALAKIETLKASLNGLK; encoded by the coding sequence ATGGCTTTAGATGCGAAATACAATGTAAAACAGATTGAAAATAAGTGGTATGACTACTGGATGAAGAATCGTTATTTCCATTCTGAAGTAGATGAAAGAACGCCTTATACTATTGTCATTCCTCCTCCAAACGTTACGGGCGTACTGCATATGGGCCATATGCTCAATAATACACTTCAGGATGTTTTGATCCGACGGGCCAGGCTACAAGGTTATAATGCCTGTTGGGTTCCGGGAACGGACCATGCCTCTATCGCCACGGAAGCCAAGGTGGTAGCAAAGCTTAAAGCAGCTGGCATTGATAAATCCTCACTTTCGAGAGATGAATTTTTAGATCACGCGTGGGATTGGACACATAAGCACGGAGGAATCATTCTTGAGCAACTCAAAAAACTTGGTGCTTCTTGTGATTGGGATCGTACCAAATTTACAATGGACGAAGAAATGTCTGCTTCTGTAATCAAAGTTTTCGTTGATCTTTATAGAAAAGGCAAAATTTACCGTGGTTATAGAATGGTCAATTGGGACCCTGAAGCGCAGACTACTCTTTCGGATGAAGAAGTAATTTATGAAGAAAAACAAGGTAATCTCTATTACTTAAATTATAAAGTGAAAGGTAGCGATGAGGTCTTGACCATTGCAACCACACGTCCTGAAACCATTTTGGGTGATACGGCAATTTGTATCAATCCCAATGATGAACGGTTTGCACATCTTCGGGGGAAAAAGGCGATTGTGCCCATTTGTGAAAGGGTAATCCCCATTATCCAGGATGAATACGTGGATGTTGAATTTGGTACAGGCTGTTTAAAAGTTACACCCGCACACGATGAAAACGACAAAGCACTTGGCGAAAAACACAATCTTGAAATTGTAGATATCCTTAATGATAACGGAACACTCAATAGTTTTGGTCTTCATTATGAAGGAAAGGATCGTTTCTTGGTGCGAAAAGAGATCGTAAAAGAGTTGGAAGACCTTGGAATAGTTTCCAAAATTGAAAGCCATTTACATAAAGTAGGAACCAGCGAACGCACCGGAGCGGTTATTGAGCCGAAACTGAGCGACCAATGGTTCCTTAAGATGAGGGATCTTGCCAAGCCGGCGTTGGATGCCGTATTGGATAAAGAGGTGAATCTGGTTCCTGAAAAATTTGTGAATACCTATCGACATTGGATGGAAAATGTTCGCGACTGGAACATTTCGCGTCAACTTTGGTGGGGCCATCAAATCCCGGCATATTTTTATGGAGATGGTAAGGAGGACTTTGTGGTTGCGGAAACCATAGAAGAAGCTGTGATTCTGGCCAATAAAAATCGTGAGCCTGAAGGCAAAGAACCATTAACTGCATCCGATTTAACACAAGATCCCGATGCTCTTGATACTTGGTTTTCTTCCTGGTTATGGCCCATTAGTGTATTTAATGGAATCCTTGAACCGGACAATAAAGAAATAAATTATTATTATCCCACTAATGACCTCGTTACAGCTCCCGAAATCCTTTTCTTTTGGGTAGCTCGAATGATTATTGCGGGTTATGAGTATCGTGGTCAAAAACCCTTTAACAATGTTTATCTTACTGGAATCGTTCGCGATAAGCAACGAAGAAAGATGAGCAAATCCCTCGGCAATTCCCCAGATCCAATCGAATTAATGGATATTTATGGAGCGGATGGTGTACGTGTTGGGATGCTCCTAAGTTCCCCGGCCGGCAATGATTTGATGTTTGATGAGGATCTTTGTAAACAAGGAAGTGGTTTTGTAAATAAAATTTGGAATGCCTATCGGTTAATCGATGGTTGGGAAGTATCCATAGAAAAAAACCAATCGGAAAGTGAGGCAACTGCCATAAAATGGTATAAAAATAAATTTCAGAAGACCCTTGCCGAGATCGAAGATCATTATGGAAAGTACCGAATAAGTGACGCTTTAATGGCAACCTATAAATTAATTTGGGATGATTTCTGCTCGTGGTTTTTGGAAATGGTGAAACCTGCCTTTGGCGAACCTATGTCCGAAACAACATATCTGGAAGTAATCTCTATTTTGGAAGACAATCTGAAAATCCTCCATCCCTTCATTCCTTTCATTTCTGAAGAAATTTGGCAGCACATTACCCAGCGGGATGTTTCGGAAGCGCTTATAGTCTCTAAATGGCCTTCACCGATTTCTTATGATACTGAAATAATAAAGAATTTTGAATTTGCTTCGGAAGTTATCTCTAACATCCGTACCATCCGGAAGGAAAAGAATATTTCATTCAAGGATACTATTCAACTTTCCGTAATTAACAAGGAGGGAAGTTCCAAGGAATTTGACGCTCTTATATCTAAATTGGGCAATATTTCACACTTGAACTATATCACTGAAAAACTGGAAGGAGCTTTGACCTTTCGGGTAAAGAGCAATGAGTATTTTGTACCGATTGCCGGTGCGATAAATGTAGAGGAAGAAATCGCAACCCTTTCCCAAGAGCTGAAATATACCGAAGGATTTTTGAGAAGTGTTCAGGGAAAATTGAAAAACGAACGATTTGTCGCTGGTGCACCTGCACAGGTTGTTGCACTGGAAAAACAAAAAGAGGCAGATGCTCTGGCCAAGATAGAAACCTTGAAAGCTAGCCTTAATGGCTTAAAATAA
- a CDS encoding acyl-CoA-binding protein, whose protein sequence is MSPEELDIVFKQAVESINQHKEPFPADFLLRLYAYYKRATGNQVSPGSNKPLINAFKTNALFQTQGLTSEEAKQLYVDAVNHYFLYRK, encoded by the coding sequence ATGAGCCCTGAAGAACTGGATATTGTATTCAAACAAGCGGTTGAAAGTATAAATCAGCATAAAGAACCCTTCCCAGCAGATTTCTTATTGCGGTTATATGCTTATTATAAAAGAGCCACTGGCAATCAGGTTTCTCCCGGAAGCAATAAACCATTGATTAATGCATTTAAGACAAATGCCCTCTTTCAAACGCAAGGATTAACTTCAGAAGAAGCTAAACAGCTTTATGTAGATGCAGTTAACCATTATTTTTTATACCGAAAATAA
- a CDS encoding phosphatidylserine decarboxylase family protein has protein sequence MFHKEGFKIITGALLIVIILSVLANIFVEDPTFRGGIIITLIILLLLVLQFFRNPKRFFDLHSEEVLSPVDGKVVVIEEVFEKEYFQDKRLQVSVFMSPINVHITRYPVGGKIVYSKYHPGKYLVAWHPKSSEENERTTVVVNNEVFGDVLYRQIAGALAKRIVNYAEVGDEVVQTADSGFIKFGSRVDVFLPIGTQINVTLNQKVKGGITIIARK, from the coding sequence ATGTTTCATAAAGAAGGTTTTAAGATAATTACAGGTGCCCTACTGATAGTCATTATCCTTAGTGTTTTGGCTAATATTTTTGTAGAGGATCCCACTTTTAGAGGTGGAATTATAATTACACTTATAATTCTTCTTCTCTTGGTTCTGCAATTTTTCAGAAATCCAAAACGTTTCTTCGATCTCCATTCCGAAGAGGTACTTTCTCCTGTTGATGGAAAGGTTGTTGTAATAGAAGAAGTTTTTGAAAAAGAATATTTTCAGGACAAAAGACTGCAAGTGTCTGTCTTTATGTCCCCAATAAATGTTCATATAACCCGTTATCCCGTTGGAGGAAAAATTGTTTATAGCAAGTATCATCCCGGGAAATATCTGGTAGCTTGGCATCCAAAATCTTCCGAAGAAAACGAACGCACTACAGTGGTAGTTAATAATGAAGTGTTTGGCGATGTGCTTTATAGGCAGATTGCAGGAGCGCTGGCAAAACGCATCGTAAATTATGCCGAGGTCGGAGATGAGGTGGTGCAGACCGCAGATAGTGGTTTTATAAAATTTGGTTCCCGCGTAGATGTTTTTCTGCCAATTGGCACCCAAATTAATGTTACCCTGAACCAGAAAGTAAAAGGCGGAATTACAATTATAGCAAGAAAATAA
- a CDS encoding phosphatidate cytidylyltransferase, translating into MKEILVRTISGVVYISIIVFAMFTSREWFMGLFFILALITMSEFLKLVHLTSYLAYFLLAAAFYFLSYRVFNENGVYLLLIISAFVNLSLFIDVLRTSKIPMFENKKYITVVFYIISGFVFLTLIPVMDVDGKFIPHLIVAVFVLMWANDTFAFLIGKNFGKHKLLERISPKKTVEGFLGGVAGALVAGFVIFKITQIYSPNDIERYNLWVWICLAIIVSIFGTIGDLIQSKFKRQAGVKDSGIIMPGHGGMYDRLDSILYASPFVYAFLLIVDYVS; encoded by the coding sequence ATGAAGGAAATTCTCGTAAGGACTATCTCGGGCGTAGTTTACATTTCAATAATCGTTTTTGCGATGTTCACTTCCCGGGAATGGTTTATGGGACTTTTCTTTATTCTTGCCCTAATAACGATGAGTGAGTTCTTAAAACTGGTGCATCTTACCAGTTATCTCGCTTATTTCCTCCTTGCTGCAGCCTTTTATTTTTTGAGCTATCGCGTTTTTAATGAAAATGGAGTTTATTTATTGTTGATTATAAGCGCCTTCGTCAATTTATCTCTCTTTATAGATGTACTTCGAACAAGCAAAATCCCAATGTTCGAAAACAAAAAATATATTACCGTAGTATTCTATATCATCAGCGGTTTTGTTTTTCTTACACTCATTCCCGTAATGGATGTAGATGGTAAATTTATTCCACATCTTATCGTGGCAGTATTTGTTTTAATGTGGGCAAATGATACCTTCGCATTTTTGATTGGAAAAAATTTCGGAAAGCATAAACTCTTAGAGCGCATCTCTCCGAAAAAAACGGTAGAAGGATTTTTAGGCGGTGTGGCGGGTGCTCTTGTGGCAGGATTCGTTATTTTTAAAATTACCCAAATCTACAGCCCAAATGATATTGAGAGATATAATTTATGGGTTTGGATTTGTCTGGCTATCATTGTGTCAATTTTCGGCACTATAGGCGATTTAATCCAATCAAAGTTTAAACGGCAGGCCGGAGTAAAAGACAGTGGAATCATTATGCCGGGACATGGCGGAATGTATGACAGGTTGGATAGTATCCTTTATGCCAGTCCTTTTGTATATGCTTTTTTATTAATAGTCGATTATGTTTCATAA
- a CDS encoding LUD domain-containing protein gives MSLFKRLLNPNYKSEKDPQKGIKSDRSSYYPEQKLPVDEKFTHFFKNNGGKFIYCENWEEAMEAFDNIMIENDWYEQDVFCMEDRLRKKFDGFNLNFVNKVDSKFVLTTCESLVANTGAILLCSNQVKEKKLNELPYNMVVLATTSQIVENISEGLRIINNQRSPHIPSNITTVQNFESEKEKDFMTQGSSTKNLYLLLLEDL, from the coding sequence ATGAGTCTATTCAAAAGACTTTTAAATCCAAATTATAAATCGGAGAAAGATCCCCAAAAAGGTATTAAATCCGACAGGAGCAGTTATTACCCAGAGCAAAAACTTCCCGTAGATGAAAAATTCACCCATTTCTTCAAAAACAATGGAGGGAAATTCATATACTGCGAGAATTGGGAAGAAGCAATGGAGGCTTTCGATAATATAATGATCGAGAACGATTGGTACGAGCAGGATGTATTCTGTATGGAAGATCGCCTTCGAAAAAAATTCGATGGATTTAACCTCAATTTTGTAAATAAGGTCGATTCCAAATTCGTACTTACTACGTGCGAATCTTTGGTGGCCAATACCGGTGCCATACTTTTATGCTCTAACCAGGTAAAAGAAAAAAAACTTAACGAACTCCCGTACAACATGGTAGTTTTAGCTACTACCAGTCAAATTGTAGAGAACATAAGTGAAGGTTTAAGAATTATTAATAACCAACGTTCTCCGCATATTCCGAGCAATATTACCACTGTCCAAAATTTCGAGTCCGAAAAAGAAAAAGATTTTATGACTCAGGGAAGCAGTACAAAAAACTTATATTTGTTGCTTTTGGAAGATTTATAA